A single genomic interval of Celeribacter indicus harbors:
- a CDS encoding ABC transporter permease yields the protein MTLSRERAQDVFYGVLGIVLFLAAWEYIGQNQLAGLTWPPLTTVIAYLTDPDRRPLFLRATSATFSMVGLGYLLGALLGALVAGLAHLVQPMREGLGRLSSVINAVPSIALAPLFIVLLSQEWTGMAIATLNVYFVIFVAAGSGLNAASTAHHDLFTTFGSNRFLRLLQLELPAALPALVSGLKYAVPASFIGAIIGEWFGSSRGLGLLMVSSMQNFQIPLLWSAVVIAAAGSLSAFGLMGLIERFVYGRFR from the coding sequence TGCTGGGGATCGTGCTCTTTCTCGCTGCTTGGGAATACATCGGGCAGAACCAGCTCGCAGGGCTGACATGGCCGCCGCTGACAACTGTCATCGCCTATCTCACTGATCCCGACCGTCGGCCGCTCTTCCTGCGGGCAACGAGTGCGACCTTCTCCATGGTCGGCCTAGGTTATCTGCTTGGGGCTCTTCTGGGGGCGCTAGTGGCGGGGCTGGCACACCTGGTGCAACCCATGCGCGAAGGATTGGGCCGCCTCTCCTCCGTTATCAATGCAGTGCCGTCAATCGCACTCGCCCCACTTTTCATCGTGCTGCTTAGCCAAGAATGGACGGGCATGGCTATCGCGACGCTCAACGTCTACTTCGTCATCTTTGTCGCCGCCGGCTCGGGACTTAATGCTGCCTCTACGGCCCACCACGATCTCTTCACAACCTTCGGATCAAATCGTTTTCTTCGTTTACTCCAGCTGGAGCTTCCGGCGGCATTGCCTGCCCTGGTCTCGGGCCTCAAATACGCGGTCCCGGCATCCTTCATCGGCGCGATCATCGGGGAATGGTTTGGATCTTCGCGCGGATTAGGCCTCCTCATGGTCTCTTCGATGCAGAATTTTCAAATCCCCCTTCTATGGAGTGCAGTCGTCATTGCCGCAGCAGGCTCCCTCTCGGCCTTTGGGTTGATGGGGCTGATCGAACGCTTCGTTTATGGGAGGTTCCGCTGA
- a CDS encoding ABC transporter permease, translating into MTSLINVLRTGISRYWGVILVLGIWQLWVSVTGVNAIVMPRPLDVLRDLVGNPSVYLHNGGQTLGLAVAGLAAGMALGTLIAAVAWFSRLLSGMLVPLAMIFSSIPVVALIPVIARILGYNLTTVFAIIVIISFFPAFVFTSAGLRALPRGSEDLFHVLGANKMSKFLHLVLPAAVPNWMIALRLAAPSAILSAMVAEFLMGQSGLGYLFRQSAGDFDTERAFGTSVVATMISVISFTLSLQAERRVSARWR; encoded by the coding sequence ATGACATCGCTCATAAACGTCCTGCGAACGGGGATCTCCCGCTACTGGGGAGTTATCCTTGTGCTCGGGATCTGGCAGCTCTGGGTGAGCGTCACGGGTGTCAACGCGATAGTTATGCCCCGGCCGCTCGATGTCCTGCGGGACCTTGTAGGAAATCCAAGCGTCTATCTCCACAACGGCGGCCAGACCCTTGGCCTGGCCGTTGCAGGACTCGCGGCCGGAATGGCGCTTGGCACCCTGATTGCGGCGGTTGCGTGGTTCTCGCGGCTTCTCTCAGGGATGCTGGTGCCGCTGGCAATGATCTTTTCTTCAATTCCTGTAGTAGCACTCATCCCGGTAATCGCCCGCATTCTTGGCTACAACCTCACAACTGTTTTCGCGATCATTGTAATTATCTCGTTCTTCCCCGCCTTCGTCTTCACCTCCGCGGGCTTGAGAGCGTTGCCCCGCGGGTCGGAAGACCTTTTTCATGTCCTTGGGGCTAACAAGATGTCCAAGTTCCTGCATCTGGTTTTGCCTGCGGCTGTGCCAAACTGGATGATCGCGCTACGCCTCGCGGCACCTTCGGCTATTCTCTCGGCTATGGTAGCAGAGTTCCTCATGGGTCAGAGCGGGCTCGGGTATCTCTTTAGGCAGTCCGCAGGCGACTTCGATACCGAGAGGGCCTTCGGCACTTCTGTCGTGGCCACGATGATCTCTGTCATCTCTTTCACTCTTTCTCTGCAGGCGGAGCGCCGCGTCTCCGCACGTTGGAGGTAG
- a CDS encoding nucleoside 2-deoxyribosyltransferase, whose translation MGNRSIYLAGPEVFLPDARDVMREKRRLAREYGFEPTGPGSDEAEAPAGPVFASAIYARNDEAMRRSAFCLANVTPFRGISADAGTVYEIGFMIALGRRVWAYTNDPHDYGERVRASWYGGHVDIFEGGLVRGSDGLMIESHGKADNLMIDAGIERQGGRVLRNTRAAAAVSDPARDLSVFEKCLQEMALQIHE comes from the coding sequence ATGGGCAATCGTTCAATCTATCTTGCAGGGCCAGAAGTCTTTCTTCCAGACGCGCGCGACGTAATGCGTGAGAAGCGCCGCCTCGCCCGTGAGTATGGCTTCGAGCCGACAGGCCCCGGCAGCGACGAGGCCGAAGCTCCCGCAGGCCCGGTTTTCGCATCAGCAATATATGCCCGAAACGATGAAGCAATGCGAAGATCCGCTTTCTGCCTTGCAAACGTCACCCCCTTCCGCGGTATTAGCGCCGACGCGGGCACCGTTTATGAGATAGGCTTCATGATCGCGTTGGGACGGCGGGTCTGGGCCTATACAAACGACCCGCACGATTATGGCGAGCGTGTGCGAGCGAGTTGGTATGGCGGCCACGTTGACATATTTGAAGGCGGCCTCGTTCGCGGGTCTGACGGGTTAATGATTGAAAGCCATGGGAAGGCTGACAATCTGATGATCGACGCGGGCATCGAGAGGCAGGGCGGAAGGGTCCTACGGAACACGAGGGCCGCCGCCGCAGTATCCGATCCCGCACGCGATCTTTCCGTCTTCGAAAAGTGCCTGCAAGAGATGGCGTTGCAAATTCACGAGTGA
- a CDS encoding IS256 family transposase: MTISKDILDELLKGVERPEDLLGDAGLMKELKIKLMERMLGAELTAHLGYEEGKDAPPGQTNRRNGASSKVLKSQDGELPLAVPRDRDSSFEPELVKKGQTRIDGIDDKIIGLYAAGLTVRDIQAHLLDLYGLKVSPDLISRVTDAVLDEVREWQTRALDRMYPIVIFDALRVKIRDADSRTVKNKAVYVALGVTRDGSREVLGLWTAENEGAKFWLSVMNELKNRGVQDILIAVVDGLKGFPEAITAAFPDAMVQTCIVHLVRHSLNFCSWKDRKAVAADLRRIYSAPTADMAEAELDAFEEKWAGKYASIAPAWRRAWQEVIPFFGFDPAIRKIIYTTNAIESLNRVIRKTIKTRGSFPTDEAATKLIYLAIRKFEKDGRNVREWFAARNQFAIMFGERFDA, encoded by the coding sequence ATGACTATTTCGAAAGACATCTTGGACGAACTGCTTAAGGGTGTGGAGCGCCCTGAGGATCTGCTCGGCGATGCCGGGCTGATGAAAGAGCTGAAGATCAAGCTCATGGAACGAATGCTGGGCGCGGAGCTGACGGCGCATCTTGGCTACGAGGAAGGCAAAGACGCTCCACCCGGCCAGACCAACCGCCGCAATGGCGCCTCGAGCAAGGTGCTGAAGAGCCAAGACGGCGAACTGCCGCTGGCGGTGCCTCGCGACCGCGACAGCAGCTTCGAGCCCGAGCTGGTGAAGAAGGGCCAGACCCGGATCGACGGGATCGATGACAAGATCATCGGGCTTTATGCGGCCGGGCTGACGGTCCGGGACATCCAGGCTCACCTGCTTGATCTCTACGGCCTGAAGGTCTCGCCCGACCTGATCAGCCGCGTCACCGATGCGGTGCTGGACGAGGTCAGGGAATGGCAGACCCGCGCGCTGGATCGGATGTATCCCATCGTGATCTTCGACGCTCTACGGGTGAAGATCCGTGACGCCGACAGCCGGACAGTGAAGAATAAGGCCGTCTACGTCGCCCTGGGCGTCACCCGTGATGGGAGCCGTGAGGTTCTGGGCCTGTGGACCGCCGAGAACGAGGGCGCCAAATTCTGGCTCTCGGTGATGAACGAGTTGAAGAACCGGGGCGTGCAGGACATCCTGATCGCGGTCGTGGACGGGCTGAAGGGCTTTCCTGAGGCCATCACCGCCGCGTTCCCGGACGCCATGGTCCAGACCTGCATCGTGCATCTGGTGCGCCATTCCCTGAATTTCTGCTCTTGGAAGGACCGCAAGGCCGTGGCTGCGGACCTACGCCGGATTTACAGTGCCCCGACCGCCGATATGGCCGAGGCCGAGCTCGATGCCTTCGAGGAGAAATGGGCCGGGAAATACGCCTCCATCGCCCCGGCCTGGCGCCGGGCATGGCAGGAGGTGATCCCGTTCTTTGGTTTCGATCCCGCGATCCGGAAAATCATCTACACCACGAATGCCATAGAAAGCTTGAACCGCGTGATCCGGAAAACGATCAAGACGCGGGGCTCCTTCCCGACCGACGAGGCCGCAACCAAGTTGATCTATCTGGCAATCCGCAAATTCGAAAAGGATGGCCGAAATGTCCGGGAATGGTTTGCAGCCCGCAACCAGTTCGCCATAATGTTCGGCGAGCGCTTCGACGCTTGA